One genomic segment of Hordeum vulgare subsp. vulgare chromosome 2H, MorexV3_pseudomolecules_assembly, whole genome shotgun sequence includes these proteins:
- the LOC123426208 gene encoding non-specific lipid transfer protein GPI-anchored 5-like: MPTSSSNFLTNHFLSHPSFFSLRRSFVILLTGIVHPGEGAARKMEIVAIALILATMLASKAVAQNNGCSSVMMTLSPCLDFIGSKALAPGFSCCTTLAGVVQTDPRCLCMVLDGTAASFGIAINHTRALELPGFCKVQAPPISQCTAIPVPPAIAPEDPPEGTSDQFVDAPKGSPNSNATSSSRNSKNAANLMVTVLIPACALIYVF, encoded by the exons ATGCCCACTTCTTCCTCCAACTTCCTTACAAACCACTTCCTATCACATCCAAGTTTTTTTTCTCTGAGACGTAGCTTTGTGATATTACTTACCGGCATTGTTCATCCTGGGGAAGGGGCTGCGAGGAAGatggagatcgttgccatcgcgCTTATTCTGGCGACGATGCTTGCCTCCAAGGCCGTGGCACAGAACAACGGCTGCTCGAGCGTGATGATGACTCTATCCCCATGCCTTGACTTCATCGGGAGCAAAGCCCTGGCGCCTGGCTTCTCCTGCTGCACCACCCTCGCCGGCGTCGTCCAGACCGACCCCCGATGCCTCTGCATGGTTCTGGATGGCACCGCAGCGTCCTTTGGCATCGCCATTAACCACACGAGAGCCCTGGAGCTCCCTGGCTTCTGCAAGGTCCAAGCACCGCCGATTAGCCAATGCACCG CCATCCCAGTTCCTCCAGCAATAGCGCCAGAAGACCCGCCGGAGGGGACGAGCGACCAATTCGTAGATGCACCTAAAG GGAGCCCGAATTCGAATGCAACATCAAGCTCCAGGAACTCAAAGAATGCAGCAAATTTGATGGTCACTGTGCTTATACCTGCATGTGCATTAATCTATGTCTTCTAA